A window of Aurantibacillus circumpalustris genomic DNA:
TTAAGAAGGCATGAAAAAGATTACTTACTTCGAAAGGATCAAAAATATGTAGACGCACATGCCAAGGTTGTTCAATCACTACTTGAAAATAATAGTTTACCAACTACTTTGAAAGAAAAATTATTGACGTATCAAAAAACATTTAACTCGGTTGTAGAAATTGATGCGGCCATTGGCTTAACGCAAACTCAGGGCTTAGAAGGGGAGATTCGTGCGACTGTGCATAAGGTAGAACCAGCCATTGATGAGATAACAGTAACACTTAACGACATCCTAGAAAAAGACAACGCACAAAGCTCTGCTATTTTAATGATCATTATTGCCGTTGGTATTACTATTGCCGTACTCATTTCATTTTTCTTAATCAGATCCATTTCATCTTCTTTAAATTATGCAGTTGAAACTGTAGGAAGAATTGCATCGGGTGATTTAAATTTTGAAATCACTGTTAAGAGCAAAGACGAAATTGGTCAACTCTTAGAGAAGATGAGCGTGATGACTTCTAAACTAAAGGAAATTATTTCAGCTATTAGAAATGCATCACTTAATATTGCAACAGCCAGTACTCAAATGAACTCATCAGCGCAACAAATGTCAGAAGGCGCAACTGAACAAGCAAGCTCTGTAGAAGAAATATCATCTTCCATGGAAGAAATGGCTGCGAATATTCAGCAAAACACAAATAATTCAAAACAAACCGAAAAAATTGCCAGCAGTGCTGCCAAAGATGTGTCTGAAAGTAACGAGGCGGTAACCAAAACGGTTTCTTCAATGAAAACGATCGCGAATAAAATTTCAATTATCGGAGAAATTTCAAGACAAACAAATTTATTAGCGCTTAACGCTGCTGTTGAAGCCGCACGTGCTGGAGAACATGGAAAAGGTTTTGCTGTTGTAGCTGCTGAAGTAAGAAAATTGGCTGAGAGAAGTCAGATTGCTGCTACCGAAATTAATGAGGTTTCTGCTGTGAGTGTAGACATCGCACAAAATTCTGGTGAATTGCTAAACAATGTTGTACCAAACATTCAAAAGACGTCTGATCTTATTCAGGAAATAACTGCATCAAGTATTGAACAAAACGCCGGTGCTGAACAAGTAAATAATGCTATTCAACAACTTAATCAAGTAGTTCAGGAAAACGCAGCCACTGCTGAAGAAATGGCGGCAGGTGCCGAAGAATTAAACGAACAAGCTGATAGTCTAAAAGAAATTATTTCGTTTTTTAAAACAGGAGATAATGACAAAGACCAATTAACGTCGTCAAAAATTATTAGACATACTCCAAAAAAAGCAGGCTTAAGAACATTTACTACAACAAAAAGCGAAAATAACTTAACTAAAACGCATTCAAAAAATGTGCAGTTAGATCTTCAAGAAACTTCCGATGCCAATTACGAAAAATTTTAAAAACAAAATTGTGAAACACAACAGAAAAACTATGAAAACAAAAACGATAATAGTGACTCTTGCTTTAAGTTCCTTGATAACGCGAGTAACGGCGCAAGAAACACAGACTCCTAACGACAGTATGAAAATGTCCATAAATTCATTAAAAAAGGACATCGACATTTTACGCAAACTAAAAATAAGCGGTTACATACAAGCGCAGTATCAACTTGCCGATAGTATCGGACAGAACAGTTTTGATGGCGGTAGTTTTGCTCCAAACTCCGACAGCAGATTTATGATCCGCCGTGGTCGCGTTAAATTTGCCTATTCCAACAATTTAGCAGATTACGTTATACAGGTAAACATTACCGATAAAGGCATGAATCCAACTGAAGTATCCGCGAAAATTACCGAACCTTGGACGAAATGGTTTGGCGTTAAAATAGGTTTATTCAATAGACCTTTCAGTTTTGAAGTACAACAGTCTTCTTCAGTAAGAGAAACTCCTGAGCGTGCTCGTTACCTGCAAACACTCTTAAGTAACGAAAGAGACATTGGCGCGGCACTAGTTATTGAAGCGCCAAAAAATTCGAAACTACATGGCTTATCATTTACCGGCGGCTTCTTCAATGGAACCGGCATTCCAAGTAATGGTGACTATAATAATCCTAATAAACCATTCTATAATGATTTTGACTCCTTTAAAGATTTTATAGGCAGATTAAGTTACAATAAGTCGCTTAAGAATGACCGAGTTAAATTTGGTTTAGGCCTTTCTCATTACAATGGTAAAGTAAGACAATACAATAACATTGTTTACTCAGAAATAAGTCACACTGATAATGGAACTATGACTTGGGTTGCTTCAGACACAACACAACAGCAACTTACAGGAAAAGGAGCCGGAAGAATTTTTTACGGAGCAGATGCACAGCTATCAGTAAAATCGCCAATGGGAACTACTACACTTAGAGGAGATTTTATGTGCGGGCAGCAGCCAGGTACCTCTTCATCAAGTTCAAGTCAGGCCTTTGAAGTTAAAAGTTCAACTTATATCCGAAATTTTACTGGTTACAGTGCTGTTTTTGTGCACCGAATAGGAAAAAGCAAACACGAATTAGCTGCAAAATATGCCTTTTATGATCCAAATACAGCCGTAGCTGGTGACCAAATAGGAGTAGCCGGATCGCGTTTAAATGCAACCGATATATCCTTTACCGAAGTTGGATTTGGCTACACGAACTATTTCAATGATAATTTCAAGTTTATGATTTATTATAACATCGTAAAAAATG
This region includes:
- a CDS encoding methyl-accepting chemotaxis protein — protein: MLKQQTTIKLKLLVFATSTILTMCILGIFFYRTIGRIDQNRNISSEFTSVWVKTLELRKSEKDFLLRENTNMNFFETGESSYAKKLDQTVLEINTLITELKQSDIVRENAIDIDRIGNLLKQYQENFKKIVAAKLKRGELDFGIIGQMRKAVRSVEEEVTSDPNVTIQILTLRRHEKDYLLRKDQKYVDAHAKVVQSLLENNSLPTTLKEKLLTYQKTFNSVVEIDAAIGLTQTQGLEGEIRATVHKVEPAIDEITVTLNDILEKDNAQSSAILMIIIAVGITIAVLISFFLIRSISSSLNYAVETVGRIASGDLNFEITVKSKDEIGQLLEKMSVMTSKLKEIISAIRNASLNIATASTQMNSSAQQMSEGATEQASSVEEISSSMEEMAANIQQNTNNSKQTEKIASSAAKDVSESNEAVTKTVSSMKTIANKISIIGEISRQTNLLALNAAVEAARAGEHGKGFAVVAAEVRKLAERSQIAATEINEVSAVSVDIAQNSGELLNNVVPNIQKTSDLIQEITASSIEQNAGAEQVNNAIQQLNQVVQENAATAEEMAAGAEELNEQADSLKEIISFFKTGDNDKDQLTSSKIIRHTPKKAGLRTFTTTKSENNLTKTHSKNVQLDLQETSDANYEKF